The Seriola aureovittata isolate HTS-2021-v1 ecotype China chromosome 2, ASM2101889v1, whole genome shotgun sequence genome has a segment encoding these proteins:
- the LOC130186875 gene encoding DDB1- and CUL4-associated factor 1-like isoform X1 codes for MSSPEEEPTVAISAALSSALSAAVSAAMAIAMAVDAKANLATLLDEWEEAQRGTTEKLVSILTKISELIERETGEYHKADPDPFDDRHPGRADPDCMLGQLLKMLFMNDDFTNALLDTYIMTSRELNLNTAACRLLQNIMPGLETAVVFQEKEGLVEKLFSWAHEAERPLCVYATGLLARAMSNQEVATSYREENTRLVPVMIRRLHELQTEEAKNLLSPTKTPQNLPQDSQVEATQTSSLSTDRDKAEGGAVGEEDDRKERDGESSRTKAKPLSLHGSALKNGGCSGGPGSTRLLPDFVYQASPDPQASRETEDKQGGAAGGGKKRTVKENGRKAKQKLNFTSGSSSKADEEGTDASNQPGNSSSWSEMSSMVIGSDYCLCPLSPAMEQRLILQYLTPLGDYQELLAVFMQLDTRSLLMNYIDLRRTKNVQLIFDALLYLASLLLHKKFAAEFIAHGGVQRLLEIPRPSMAATGVSLCLYYLAYNQDAMERVCMLMDGVLSDMVSYALWLLESSHASGVCHATMFFSISFSFRAVLQLFDNQDGLRRLVNLVSTLEILNMENEVSMVSDDQVFSSRQTAKHTCMALRRYFEAHLAVKAEQVKQSLHTSDEGTIVPQQPFYKAYTYTREQVIEMMEFLIECGPPQLQWEPVEVFYKLSCVPLMLQLISTACDWRTYYGRSDTVRYALDILAILTVVPKVQLVLADTVDILDETRSPVSTVGMSIILGVAEGEVFVNDAEIQKSALQVIINCVCAPDQSLNTVGAFAVTPLRPSLHPQQPPAPHNRVLAHMWQVVQNNNGIKVLLSLLSVKMPITDADLIRALSCKALVGLSRSAAIRQIISKLPLFTSGHIQQLMKEPVLQDKRSEHVRFCRYAAEMTERVSGKPLLMGTDVSLARLQRANVVAQSRITFSEKELLMLIRNHLVAKGLHDTANTLVKEANLSVGSLCSNSSTCVTPPPSPMIPRTCRLASGIAARVASHVGSSPVSSVAAVSSTPSLPPSRTLISPHPSCSSLPAAAHPPAPPPPPTPHPPHAGQGSHLAGRILFTRERPVASSNSGKKLRALKQKSDHGAFIQTPAMKKQLERHLPSPPTLDSIITEYLREQHARCPNPVTTCPPFSLFTPHRCPEPKQRRQASPNFTARLGSRVLYPKYGGVDRACLDRHLIFSRFRPMSVFHEGDGDESGFTCCAFSARERFLMLGTCSGHLKFYNVFSGEEEANYTCHTSAITHLEPSRDGKLLLTSASWSVPLSALWSMDGVFSLKNSFVDDHYVEFSKLSQDRVIGTKDQVAHIYDIQSGQKTLTLNDPALANNYKRNCATFNPTDDLVLNDGVLWDVRVSRAIHKFDKFNMNISGVFHPNGLEVIINTEIWDLRSFHLLHTVPALDQCRVVFNSNATIMYGAMLQADDEVDAMDHQMKSPFGSSFRTFDATDYKPIATVDVKRNIFDLCTDNKDCYLAVIENQDTVSLDMVCRLYEVGRQKLAEEGDDDDEDEDQDDDDSSDTDDDDDDDDDDMDTDPLMEELANNDNRENGDGGNSPTDEEIADLLGSNSDDDNNDNDDDDDDSEDSDNSYRSDEGSDLLGNMDYYPRSSDEDTQFLRSIHDGWFS; via the exons ATGTCTTCCCCAGAAGAAGAGCCAACGGTTGCAATATCGGCTGCCCTGTCGTCCGCCTTGTCGGCCGCCGTGTCAGCTGCCATGGCCATTGCTATGGCCGTGGACGCCAAGGCGAATCTCGCCACACTGCTGGACGAATGGGAAGAAGCGCAGCGCGGCACCACAGAGAAACTGGTGTCCATCCTCACTAA aataTCGGAGCTGATCGAACGGGAGACAGGAGAGTATCACAAAGCAGACCCTGATCCGTTCGATGACCGTCACCCAG GACGGGCGGACCCAGACTGCATGCTGGGACAACTCCTGAAGATGCTCTTTATGAACGATGACTTCACCAATGCG CTGTTGGACACGTACATAATGACCAGCAGAGAGCTGAACCTCAACACAGCCGCCTGCCGTCTGCTCCAGAACATCATGCCGGGTCTGGAGACGGCCGTCGTCTTCCAGGAGAAG gaggGTCTGGTGGAGAAGTTGTTCAGCTGGGCTCATGAAGCCGAGCGGCCGCTGTGCGTCTACGCCACAGGGCTGCTGGCCAGAGCCATGAGCAACCAGGAAGTGGCGACCAGCTACAGAGAGGAGAACACTCGGCTG GTGCCGGTCATGATCCGACGTCTGCATGAGCTGCAAACCGAAGAGGCCAAGAATCTCCTCAGTCCCACCAAGACCCCCCAGAATCTACCTCAGGACTCTCAGGTTGAAGCCACTCAGACCTCAAGCCTCTCGACGGACCGAGACAAGGCGGAGGGGGGGGCTGTGGGAGAGGAGGacgacagaaaagagagagacggagagagcagcaggacgAAGGCCAAACCTCTGTCCCTGCACGGGTCGGCCCTGAAAAATGGAGGCTGCAGCGGTGGGCCCGGCTCCACCCGACTGCTTCCAGACTTTGTGTACCAAGCGAGCCCGGACCCTCAGGCCTCCAGGGAGACGGAGGACAAACAGGggggagcagcaggaggagggaaaaaacgGACGGTAAAGGAGAACGGGAGGAAGGCTAAGCAGAAGCTCAACTTCACCTCCGGCTCGTCCAGCAAGGCCGACGAGGAGGGGACCGACGCCAGCAACCAGCCTGGCAACAGCTCCTCCTGGTCTGAGATGAGCTCGATGGTGATTGGCTCCGACTACTGCCTCTGCCCGCTGAGCCCGGCCATGGAGCAGAGGCTCATCCTGCAGTATCTGACGCCGCTCGGAGATTACCAGGAG CTGCTCGCCGTCTTCATGCAGCTGGACACGCGCTCGTTGCTGATGAACTACATCGACCTGAGGCGGACCAAGAACGTCCAGCTCATCTTCGACGCCCTCCTG TATCTCGCCTCGCTGCTCCTCCATAAAAAGTTTGCGGCGGAGTTCATCGCTCACGGAGGAGTGCAGAGACTTCTGGAGATCCCGAGGCCGTCTATGGCAGCGACTGGAGTTTCACTCTGCCTGTACTATCTGGCTTACAACCAGGACGCTATGGAGAGG gtgtgcaTGCTCATGGACGGCGTGCTGTCAGACATGGTGTCCTACGCTCTGTGGCTGCTGGAGTCGTCCCACGCTTCAGGCGTCTGCCACGCCACcatgtttttctccatctctttctccttcaggGCCGTGCTGCAGCTCTTCGACAACCAGGACGGCCTGCGGCGGCTCGTCAACCTG GTCAGCACTCTGGAGATCCTCAACATGGAGAACGAGGTGTCCATGGTGAGCGATGACCAGGTGTTCTCCAGCCGACAGACGGCCAAGCACACCTGCATGGCCCTGCGCAG GTACTTTGAGGCTCACCTGGCAGTAAAGGCAGAACAGGTGAAGCAGTCTCTGCACACATCAGACGAAGGCACCATTGTTCCCCAGCAGCCATTTTACAAG GCATACACCTACACCAGAGAGCAGGTTATAGAGATGATGGAGTTTCTGATCGAGTGCGGGCCTCCTCAGCTCCAATGGGAACCGGTGGAGGTTTTCTACAAGCTGTCCTGTGTTCCTTTAATGCTGCAGCTCATTTCTACGGCCTGCGACTGGAGGACTTACTACGGCAG GAGTGACACAGTGCGTTACGCCTTGGACATCCTCGCCATCCTGACGGTGGTTCCCAAAGTCCAGCTGGTGCTAGCGGACACAGTAGACATTTTGGATGAAACCAGGTctcctgtttccactgtgg GTATGAGCATCATCCTGGGCGTCGCGGAGGGCGAGGTGTTCGTCAACGATGCCGAGATCCAAAAGTCTGCGCTACAG GTGATAATAAACTGTGTGTGCGCTCCAGACCAGAGCCTGAACACGGTGGGTGCTTTCGCTGTCACCCCCCTCAGGCCGTCCCTCCACCCCCAGCAGCCGCCCGCCCCCCACAACAGGGTGCTGGCCCACATGTGGCAGGTAGTGCAGAACAACAACGGTATAAAG gtgctgctgtctctgctgtcgGTGAAGATGCCCATCACAGACGCAGACCTGATCCGAGCTCTGTCCTGCAAGGCTCTGGTCGGACTCTCTCGCAGCGCAGCGATCAGACAGATCATCAGCAAACTACCGCTGTTCACCAGCGGCCACATCCAACAG CTGATGAAGGAGCCGGTGCTGCAGGACAAACGCAGCGAGCACGTGCGCTTCTGCCGCTACGCCGCCGAGATGACGGAGCGAGTGTCCGGGAAGCCTCTGCTCATGGGCACCGACGTGTCATTGGCTCGTCTGCAGAGGGCCAACGTGGTCGCCCAGTCGCGGATCACCTTCTCTGAGAAGGAACTCCTCATGCTGATCAGGAACCACCTTGTGGCGAAAGGGCTCCACGACACGGCGAACACACTCGTTAAGGAGGCAAACTTATCCGTAGGATCCCTCTGTTCGAACTCTTCCACCTGCgtcacccctcccccctccccaaTGATCCCCAGGACTTGCCGGCTCGCCAGCGGGATTGCGGCTCGTGTTGCCAGCCACGTCGGATCCTCTCCCGTGTCCTCGGTCGCCGCGGTCTCCTCCACCCcgtctctgcctccctctcgcACCCTCATCAGCCCTCACCCCTCATGCTCCTCTTTACCCGCCGCTGCCCACCcccccgctcctcctcctcctccaactcctcatcctcctcatgcTGGGCAGGGCTCACATCTGGCTGGCCGGATTTTGTTCACACGGGAACGCCCAGTGGCGTCCAGCAACTCAGGGAAAAAGCTTCGCGCGCTGAAGCAGAAGTCTGACCACGGCGCTTTCATACAG ACTCCTGCCAtgaagaagcagctggagcGCCACCTTCCCTCCCCCCCGACCCTTGACAGCATCATCACCGAGTACCTGAGGGAACAACACGCCCGCTGCCCCAATCCTGTCACCACCTGCCCCCCCTTCTCCCTTTTCACCCCCCACCGATGCCCCGAGCCCAAGCAGAGGCGACAGGCGTCACCCAACTTCACGGCCCGCCTGGGGAGCAGGGTGCTGTACCCGAAGTACGGAGGCGTGGACAGAGCGTGTCTGGACAGACATCTGATATTCAGCAG GTTTCGTCCGATGTCGGTCTTCCACGAGGGCGACGGAGACGAGAGCGGCTTCACCTGTTGTGCCTTCTCAGCCCGCGAGCGTTTCCTGATGCTGGGTACCTGCTCCGGTCACCTCAAGTTCTACAACGTCTTCTCCGGAGAGGAGGAGGCCAACTACACCTGCCACACGTCAGCCATCACACACCTCGAACCCTCCAGG GACGGGAAATTGCTGCTTACCTCTGCTTCCTGGAGCGTCCCGCTGTCGGCCCTCTGGAGTATGGACGGTGTCTTTAGCTtgaa AAACTCATTTGTGGACGATCACTACGTCGAGTTCAGTAAACTCTCTCAGGACAGAGTCATCGGCACCAAGGACCAAGTCGCACAT ATCTACGACATCCAGTCGGGTCAGAAGACTCTGACCCTGAACGACCCCGCCCTGGCCAACAACTACAAGAGGAACTGTGCCACCTTCAACCCCACCGACGACCTGGTGCTGAACGACGGGGTGCTGTGGGACGTGCGGGTGTCTCGGGCCATCCATAAGTTCGACAAGTTCAACATGAACATCAGCGGCGTTTTCCATCCCAACGGCCTGGAGGTCATCATCAACACTGAGATT TGGGACCTGAGGTCCTTCCACCTCCTGCACACTGTCCCCGCCCTGGACCAGTGCAGGGTGGTCTTCAACAGTAACGCCACCATCATGTATGGAG CAATGCTTCAAGCCGATGATGAGGTGGATGCCATGGACCATCAGATGAAGAGTCCCTTCGGCTCGTCCTTCAGGACCTTTGATGCTACAGACTACAAGCCCATCG CCACAGTGGACGTGAAGAGGAACATCTTTGACCTGTGTACTGACAACAAAGACTGCTACCTGGCTGTCATTGAG AACCAGGACACGGTGAGTCTGGACATGGTGTGTCGTCTCTACGAGGTGGGACGACAGAAACTGGCTGAAGAGGGAGACGACGATGATGAG GACGAAGAccaggatgatgatgattcttCAGACAcagatgacgatgatgacgacgacgatgatgacATGGACACGGACCCGCTCATGGAGGAGCTGGCCAATAACGACAACCGGGAAAACGGGGACGGAGGCAACTCCCCCACAGACGAAGAG ATCGCAGATCTTCTCGGGAGCAACAGCGACGATGACAACAACGACAAcgatgatgacgacgacgatTCAGAAGATTCAGACAACTCGTACAGAAGTGATGAGGGATCTGACTTACTCGGCAACATGGATT ACTACCCACGATCCTCTGATGAGGACACCCAGTTCTTGCGGTCGATCCATGACGGGTGGTTCTCCTGA
- the LOC130186875 gene encoding DDB1- and CUL4-associated factor 1-like isoform X2 translates to MSSPEEEPTVAISAALSSALSAAVSAAMAIAMAVDAKANLATLLDEWEEAQRGTTEKLVSILTKISELIERETGEYHKADPDPFDDRHPGRADPDCMLGQLLKMLFMNDDFTNALLDTYIMTSRELNLNTAACRLLQNIMPGLETAVVFQEKEGLVEKLFSWAHEAERPLCVYATGLLARAMSNQEVATSYREENTRLVPVMIRRLHELQTEEAKNLLSPTKTPQNLPQDSQVEATQTSSLSTDRDKAEGGAVGEEDDRKERDGESSRTKAKPLSLHGSALKNGGCSGGPGSTRLLPDFVYQASPDPQASRETEDKQGGAAGGGKKRTVKENGRKAKQKLNFTSGSSSKADEEGTDASNQPGNSSSWSEMSSMVIGSDYCLCPLSPAMEQRLILQYLTPLGDYQELLAVFMQLDTRSLLMNYIDLRRTKNVQLIFDALLYLASLLLHKKFAAEFIAHGGVQRLLEIPRPSMAATGVSLCLYYLAYNQDAMERVCMLMDGVLSDMVSYALWLLESSHASGVCHATMFFSISFSFRAVLQLFDNQDGLRRLVNLVSTLEILNMENEVSMVSDDQVFSSRQTAKHTCMALRRYFEAHLAVKAEQVKQSLHTSDEGTIVPQQPFYKAYTYTREQVIEMMEFLIECGPPQLQWEPVEVFYKLSCVPLMLQLISTACDWRTYYGRSDTVRYALDILAILTVVPKVQLVLADTVDILDETRSPVSTVGMSIILGVAEGEVFVNDAEIQKSALQVIINCVCAPDQSLNTVGAFAVTPLRPSLHPQQPPAPHNRVLAHMWQVVQNNNGIKVLLSLLSVKMPITDADLIRALSCKALVGLSRSAAIRQIISKLPLFTSGHIQQLMKEPVLQDKRSEHVRFCRYAAEMTERVSGKPLLMGTDVSLARLQRANVVAQSRITFSEKELLMLIRNHLVAKGLHDTANTLVKEANLSVGSLCSNSSTCVTPPPSPMIPRTCRLASGIAARVASHVGSSPVSSVAAVSSTPSLPPSRTLISPHPSCSSLPAAAHPPAPPPPPTPHPPHAGQGSHLAGRILFTRERPVASSNSGKKLRALKQKSDHGAFIQTPAMKKQLERHLPSPPTLDSIITEYLREQHARCPNPVTTCPPFSLFTPHRCPEPKQRRQASPNFTARLGSRVLYPKYGGVDRACLDRHLIFSRFRPMSVFHEGDGDESGFTCCAFSARERFLMLGTCSGHLKFYNVFSGEEEANYTCHTSAITHLEPSRDGKLLLTSASWSVPLSALWSMDGVFSLKNSFVDDHYVEFSKLSQDRVIGTKDQVAHIYDIQSGQKTLTLNDPALANNYKRNCATFNPTDDLVLNDGVLWDVRVSRAIHKFDKFNMNISGVFHPNGLEVIINTEIWDLRSFHLLHTVPALDQCRVVFNSNATIMYGAMLQADDEVDAMDHQMKSPFGSSFRTFDATDYKPIATVDVKRNIFDLCTDNKDCYLAVIENQDTVSLDMVCRLYEVGRQKLAEEGDDDDEDEDQDDDDSSDTDDDDDDDDDDMDTDPLMEELANNDNRENGDGGNSPTDEEIADLLGSNSDDDNNDNDDDDDDSEDSDNSYRSDEGSDLLGNMD, encoded by the exons ATGTCTTCCCCAGAAGAAGAGCCAACGGTTGCAATATCGGCTGCCCTGTCGTCCGCCTTGTCGGCCGCCGTGTCAGCTGCCATGGCCATTGCTATGGCCGTGGACGCCAAGGCGAATCTCGCCACACTGCTGGACGAATGGGAAGAAGCGCAGCGCGGCACCACAGAGAAACTGGTGTCCATCCTCACTAA aataTCGGAGCTGATCGAACGGGAGACAGGAGAGTATCACAAAGCAGACCCTGATCCGTTCGATGACCGTCACCCAG GACGGGCGGACCCAGACTGCATGCTGGGACAACTCCTGAAGATGCTCTTTATGAACGATGACTTCACCAATGCG CTGTTGGACACGTACATAATGACCAGCAGAGAGCTGAACCTCAACACAGCCGCCTGCCGTCTGCTCCAGAACATCATGCCGGGTCTGGAGACGGCCGTCGTCTTCCAGGAGAAG gaggGTCTGGTGGAGAAGTTGTTCAGCTGGGCTCATGAAGCCGAGCGGCCGCTGTGCGTCTACGCCACAGGGCTGCTGGCCAGAGCCATGAGCAACCAGGAAGTGGCGACCAGCTACAGAGAGGAGAACACTCGGCTG GTGCCGGTCATGATCCGACGTCTGCATGAGCTGCAAACCGAAGAGGCCAAGAATCTCCTCAGTCCCACCAAGACCCCCCAGAATCTACCTCAGGACTCTCAGGTTGAAGCCACTCAGACCTCAAGCCTCTCGACGGACCGAGACAAGGCGGAGGGGGGGGCTGTGGGAGAGGAGGacgacagaaaagagagagacggagagagcagcaggacgAAGGCCAAACCTCTGTCCCTGCACGGGTCGGCCCTGAAAAATGGAGGCTGCAGCGGTGGGCCCGGCTCCACCCGACTGCTTCCAGACTTTGTGTACCAAGCGAGCCCGGACCCTCAGGCCTCCAGGGAGACGGAGGACAAACAGGggggagcagcaggaggagggaaaaaacgGACGGTAAAGGAGAACGGGAGGAAGGCTAAGCAGAAGCTCAACTTCACCTCCGGCTCGTCCAGCAAGGCCGACGAGGAGGGGACCGACGCCAGCAACCAGCCTGGCAACAGCTCCTCCTGGTCTGAGATGAGCTCGATGGTGATTGGCTCCGACTACTGCCTCTGCCCGCTGAGCCCGGCCATGGAGCAGAGGCTCATCCTGCAGTATCTGACGCCGCTCGGAGATTACCAGGAG CTGCTCGCCGTCTTCATGCAGCTGGACACGCGCTCGTTGCTGATGAACTACATCGACCTGAGGCGGACCAAGAACGTCCAGCTCATCTTCGACGCCCTCCTG TATCTCGCCTCGCTGCTCCTCCATAAAAAGTTTGCGGCGGAGTTCATCGCTCACGGAGGAGTGCAGAGACTTCTGGAGATCCCGAGGCCGTCTATGGCAGCGACTGGAGTTTCACTCTGCCTGTACTATCTGGCTTACAACCAGGACGCTATGGAGAGG gtgtgcaTGCTCATGGACGGCGTGCTGTCAGACATGGTGTCCTACGCTCTGTGGCTGCTGGAGTCGTCCCACGCTTCAGGCGTCTGCCACGCCACcatgtttttctccatctctttctccttcaggGCCGTGCTGCAGCTCTTCGACAACCAGGACGGCCTGCGGCGGCTCGTCAACCTG GTCAGCACTCTGGAGATCCTCAACATGGAGAACGAGGTGTCCATGGTGAGCGATGACCAGGTGTTCTCCAGCCGACAGACGGCCAAGCACACCTGCATGGCCCTGCGCAG GTACTTTGAGGCTCACCTGGCAGTAAAGGCAGAACAGGTGAAGCAGTCTCTGCACACATCAGACGAAGGCACCATTGTTCCCCAGCAGCCATTTTACAAG GCATACACCTACACCAGAGAGCAGGTTATAGAGATGATGGAGTTTCTGATCGAGTGCGGGCCTCCTCAGCTCCAATGGGAACCGGTGGAGGTTTTCTACAAGCTGTCCTGTGTTCCTTTAATGCTGCAGCTCATTTCTACGGCCTGCGACTGGAGGACTTACTACGGCAG GAGTGACACAGTGCGTTACGCCTTGGACATCCTCGCCATCCTGACGGTGGTTCCCAAAGTCCAGCTGGTGCTAGCGGACACAGTAGACATTTTGGATGAAACCAGGTctcctgtttccactgtgg GTATGAGCATCATCCTGGGCGTCGCGGAGGGCGAGGTGTTCGTCAACGATGCCGAGATCCAAAAGTCTGCGCTACAG GTGATAATAAACTGTGTGTGCGCTCCAGACCAGAGCCTGAACACGGTGGGTGCTTTCGCTGTCACCCCCCTCAGGCCGTCCCTCCACCCCCAGCAGCCGCCCGCCCCCCACAACAGGGTGCTGGCCCACATGTGGCAGGTAGTGCAGAACAACAACGGTATAAAG gtgctgctgtctctgctgtcgGTGAAGATGCCCATCACAGACGCAGACCTGATCCGAGCTCTGTCCTGCAAGGCTCTGGTCGGACTCTCTCGCAGCGCAGCGATCAGACAGATCATCAGCAAACTACCGCTGTTCACCAGCGGCCACATCCAACAG CTGATGAAGGAGCCGGTGCTGCAGGACAAACGCAGCGAGCACGTGCGCTTCTGCCGCTACGCCGCCGAGATGACGGAGCGAGTGTCCGGGAAGCCTCTGCTCATGGGCACCGACGTGTCATTGGCTCGTCTGCAGAGGGCCAACGTGGTCGCCCAGTCGCGGATCACCTTCTCTGAGAAGGAACTCCTCATGCTGATCAGGAACCACCTTGTGGCGAAAGGGCTCCACGACACGGCGAACACACTCGTTAAGGAGGCAAACTTATCCGTAGGATCCCTCTGTTCGAACTCTTCCACCTGCgtcacccctcccccctccccaaTGATCCCCAGGACTTGCCGGCTCGCCAGCGGGATTGCGGCTCGTGTTGCCAGCCACGTCGGATCCTCTCCCGTGTCCTCGGTCGCCGCGGTCTCCTCCACCCcgtctctgcctccctctcgcACCCTCATCAGCCCTCACCCCTCATGCTCCTCTTTACCCGCCGCTGCCCACCcccccgctcctcctcctcctccaactcctcatcctcctcatgcTGGGCAGGGCTCACATCTGGCTGGCCGGATTTTGTTCACACGGGAACGCCCAGTGGCGTCCAGCAACTCAGGGAAAAAGCTTCGCGCGCTGAAGCAGAAGTCTGACCACGGCGCTTTCATACAG ACTCCTGCCAtgaagaagcagctggagcGCCACCTTCCCTCCCCCCCGACCCTTGACAGCATCATCACCGAGTACCTGAGGGAACAACACGCCCGCTGCCCCAATCCTGTCACCACCTGCCCCCCCTTCTCCCTTTTCACCCCCCACCGATGCCCCGAGCCCAAGCAGAGGCGACAGGCGTCACCCAACTTCACGGCCCGCCTGGGGAGCAGGGTGCTGTACCCGAAGTACGGAGGCGTGGACAGAGCGTGTCTGGACAGACATCTGATATTCAGCAG GTTTCGTCCGATGTCGGTCTTCCACGAGGGCGACGGAGACGAGAGCGGCTTCACCTGTTGTGCCTTCTCAGCCCGCGAGCGTTTCCTGATGCTGGGTACCTGCTCCGGTCACCTCAAGTTCTACAACGTCTTCTCCGGAGAGGAGGAGGCCAACTACACCTGCCACACGTCAGCCATCACACACCTCGAACCCTCCAGG GACGGGAAATTGCTGCTTACCTCTGCTTCCTGGAGCGTCCCGCTGTCGGCCCTCTGGAGTATGGACGGTGTCTTTAGCTtgaa AAACTCATTTGTGGACGATCACTACGTCGAGTTCAGTAAACTCTCTCAGGACAGAGTCATCGGCACCAAGGACCAAGTCGCACAT ATCTACGACATCCAGTCGGGTCAGAAGACTCTGACCCTGAACGACCCCGCCCTGGCCAACAACTACAAGAGGAACTGTGCCACCTTCAACCCCACCGACGACCTGGTGCTGAACGACGGGGTGCTGTGGGACGTGCGGGTGTCTCGGGCCATCCATAAGTTCGACAAGTTCAACATGAACATCAGCGGCGTTTTCCATCCCAACGGCCTGGAGGTCATCATCAACACTGAGATT TGGGACCTGAGGTCCTTCCACCTCCTGCACACTGTCCCCGCCCTGGACCAGTGCAGGGTGGTCTTCAACAGTAACGCCACCATCATGTATGGAG CAATGCTTCAAGCCGATGATGAGGTGGATGCCATGGACCATCAGATGAAGAGTCCCTTCGGCTCGTCCTTCAGGACCTTTGATGCTACAGACTACAAGCCCATCG CCACAGTGGACGTGAAGAGGAACATCTTTGACCTGTGTACTGACAACAAAGACTGCTACCTGGCTGTCATTGAG AACCAGGACACGGTGAGTCTGGACATGGTGTGTCGTCTCTACGAGGTGGGACGACAGAAACTGGCTGAAGAGGGAGACGACGATGATGAG GACGAAGAccaggatgatgatgattcttCAGACAcagatgacgatgatgacgacgacgatgatgacATGGACACGGACCCGCTCATGGAGGAGCTGGCCAATAACGACAACCGGGAAAACGGGGACGGAGGCAACTCCCCCACAGACGAAGAG ATCGCAGATCTTCTCGGGAGCAACAGCGACGATGACAACAACGACAAcgatgatgacgacgacgatTCAGAAGATTCAGACAACTCGTACAGAAGTGATGAGGGATCTGACTTACTCGGCAACATGGATT GA